From the Polaribacter gangjinensis genome, the window AGTTGTTTCGTAAAAGGAAACCTCTAAATCAGGTTGTAAATTGACTGGAAAGAATGCTAAAATTTCGGAAGTTGCAACGCTAAAATCAAAATTTGTGATGCCATCCGTATCATTATTTAAAGGTCCGTTTGTACCATCAGCTTGTAAAAAGTCATCACAAACAGCATCAAATTCTTTGTTATAAGCCACGTCTGCAGAAGCATCAACTCGCAAATTGATTTTTGAAATTCGGTAACAACCATCAGCTGAAATTGTTCTAACCCAAGCTTCACCAATTTGATTTACAGGATAACGCAATTTGTCTGCAACTTCTGGAGTTCCAGCAATAGCATCAGCTTCTGTGGCAAAATAAGTAAACGTTTCATTTTGATAATTGGCAGAAATGCTGATTTCAGCTTCTGTTAAATTGATGGTTGAAATTCGATCTAAATCGTCATCACATTGTAATAAATCTACAATATTATTTGTTACCGGCTCTGGATTTACTCGTAAAGAAATACTGTTTGATGTAGTATCACAAGAATTTCCTGTTCTGGTTAACAACACTCTAAATAAATAATTATTGAATGTTATTGGTGGATTTGTGATTTGTAAATCTTTAGTTGTGCTTCCTGTGTACACTGCATCATCAACAATGGTAGTCCAATTTGTACCATTATCACTGGAAACTTCCCACTGAAAACCATCAGCAGTTGAATCTATGGATAAAACATCTGTAATGTTTTCACAAAAAACAGCATTTTCAAAAGGAGTATTTAAAATGATAGGTGCAATTGTGATGTAATTTGCATTTGGAGTTGTATAACCATCTGTATTATTGATGACTTTTCCAATTGAAGAAACTGCAAAAGGATTCGCAGATAAAATTCCAAGATTGGTTCCAGTAAATCCAGCTTCAATAACATCAAAACAAGCATCGTCATCACTATCAAGCTCTAAAAAGTTGAAAATATTGTCAGAATCAGTATCTGCAATTGTGTAATTTAAATCAACAATTTTAGTATCAGCAGATGTTTCTAAAGCATTTAAAATTCCGTTAATTCCGACAGTTGATGCATTTGCGTTGTCTAAAATTCCGTCATTATTGGCGTCTAAATTTCCGTGACCAGCTTCTACTAAATCGAAAATTCCATCGTTATCAGAATCTACATCTAAATAATTTGGAATTCCGTCATTATCTGAATCAATTCCTGTTATGATTCCATTGAAAACATCATCCAAACCATCTAAATTTGCATCAGTTCCTAATAAAGTTATTTTAGTAGCAGTTGATTCGTAAAAGTCTGGAATCCCGTCGTTATCTGAATCCACATCAAACATATCTTCAATTCCATCACCATCAGAATCTTTAGCAAAAGTGGTTAATTGAAGAAAGCCATTGAAAGTAGAAGAGCTATTTGCGCCAGTTAAATTGTGTTCAAAAATAATTTGATCAACTTGATTTGCAACAAATTGAAAAGTACTTTGATTTCCAGCAAGATTTGCTTTGAATTTAAAACGAATCTCAGAAGCTGAAATTGAAGTGATATTTGGTTCAAATTCGCCATCAAAATTTGTATCAATTAAAAGTTGGTCATCAGGATCTAAAAGGGTGATATTTTTATTGCTCGGCCCAATTTTTAAACTAAAAAATTCACCTTCATTTATCACATGATTTCCCAAAGTGCTTTGCTTGAATAAAAAATTGATTTTTTGCGTGAAGTTCAATTCGTAAATTTCGTTTGATGATGGAGCTGCATTTACCACAGAAATAAAATCTCCCGTATTTTGACCTGTAAAGGTATTTGTAGCTTCACTTGAAGTAAAAACGCTAGAAATGATAGTTGAGTTTGTTGTTGCATCTTGAAAGATTATTTGGGGATTGTCTTTGTCTGCTAAATTTAAAGTTGCATTTCCAAGAGATTCAGTACTATTTAAAATTCCGTCATTGTCTATATCTACATCTAAATTATCGATGATTAAATCACCATCAAAATCATCAGGACAAATACTTACAGGAATTTCTACAGATTCGAAAGTAGCTCCTGTACAATTTACAATTCCTATTAATTTATACCTTCCAGGTTCTGAATCTAAAGGTTTATAGCTTGGATTTGTAGATCTTTTTTCCCAAAGACCCGAAATTTCATTAAAATATTGCCATTCAAAACTATCAAAAATATCAGTATTTGCAGCTTCTAAAGTAACATTTGGAATACAACTTCCAAGACTGGCAACAGTTGTTTCGAAATTAATTTCTGGTGCCGAAGGAAAACCAGAATAAAAAGCTCCTGTTGTCGCAGCTCCGTTTCTATTGAAATATGCGCAATATAGCTCTTGGTCACTACTAACGCTTACATTACCAGATAAACCAGTAACAGTAAAGGTGACATAGTTAGAATTTCCAGTAACATCAAATGGACCTTGTGGATTGAAATTAGAAATTTCCAAATCATTAATGTTAATTTTAGCACCTTTATTTGTCACTATTGTAACTCCTCCTGTTAGTGTGAAATCACCTATTTTATCAATACTGGCAATATTATCAACATTACCTTTATTTTCACAACTTAGTGGAGGTACAAAAAATAATCCTTGATTTGCCTTAGAGTTTGTTCCCCCAATTCCTTGATATACAAAAACATCTTTACTTGTTTTTACATACATATTTCCTTGTGAACTAAAAAAATTTCCTTCGGCAACGTAATATTGCCCTTTATTGATTGTTGTAAATACTGAGCCATTTATTGAAATCTCTGTATTATCAAAATGAGCAATAATTAAAACATTTTCTGTTTGGTTTGTTCCATTTCCTCTAACTAAAATGTATTCATTTCCAATTTTATCAGCACCTACAATTTGATCAAAACCATAATCTTGTGTAGTGCCACCAGCCGGCGGATTATCAGCAAAACTTCCAGATGCAGAGCCTGAATTGACAACTATTGGTTTGTCACTTTTAATAAGTTTGCCAATTAAATTTCTGGGATCTTCATTTCCTCCTAGTGCAATTATATAACTTTCACCTTCATTTAATATTACACTTTGAGGAATTACTACTCCACTAGGTAACAATGTTCCAGTTGGAATATCAGAAAAATCAATAGTTGTATTATTTTCAGTTGCAATCATACTTACGAATGTAGTATGACTAAAAGGAACTTCGGGTTCATTGACAAAACCGCCAATTCTAAATTCTTTACCTAAAGCAGAAGAACCTTTACTGACTAGGGCACCTCCATGGATTGGTCCAGTATTATTTCTTTGTGAAGAATTAACCCTAATTGAAACATAAATAACATCACTAGCTTCAATAATTAATCCTTTATCGGTTATTTTATTACCATTTAAATTTGTTCTATTAATATGAAGTTGTGTGTCATTATCTAAATCAGGATTGCCAGTTTCATCTAGAATTATTTGAATAACTGGGTTGCTATTTGATACAACTCCAGAGTAAGTGGCTAAGTTTGGTTTGCCAATTGCTGTTATTTTATAACTAACATTGCTTTTGTTTGGAGTTGATATATATATGTACTGCTCGCCGAAATCATCTCCTGAAGTTAATGGCGGAATAAAATGCTTTTTACTTAATTGAGCTACAGTGATTTGTGTAAAAAAAACGAACAATAAAAGGCTTAAAAAGCGTAAAATGAATTTAAACATGATAAATATTAAGTATCGATTTGTAAATGTAACAAGAATTTATAAAACATTTTAATATAGAAATTAATGGTTTCAAATTTGTTTAGGTTTCTAGAATTTTAATATGCTTTTTGTTTGAAAATATTTAGTTTTCCTACGGAAATGAGTACCTTAGTTTATTGAAAATCTATAACGCATAAAAGCATGAATATTTCATCGAAAGTTAAAAATGTTACCTCAAATATGATTTCAAATTTTTGGGGGACTTTA encodes:
- a CDS encoding T9SS type B sorting domain-containing protein produces the protein MFKFILRFLSLLLFVFFTQITVAQLSKKHFIPPLTSGDDFGEQYIYISTPNKSNVSYKITAIGKPNLATYSGVVSNSNPVIQIILDETGNPDLDNDTQLHINRTNLNGNKITDKGLIIEASDVIYVSIRVNSSQRNNTGPIHGGALVSKGSSALGKEFRIGGFVNEPEVPFSHTTFVSMIATENNTTIDFSDIPTGTLLPSGVVIPQSVILNEGESYIIALGGNEDPRNLIGKLIKSDKPIVVNSGSASGSFADNPPAGGTTQDYGFDQIVGADKIGNEYILVRGNGTNQTENVLIIAHFDNTEISINGSVFTTINKGQYYVAEGNFFSSQGNMYVKTSKDVFVYQGIGGTNSKANQGLFFVPPLSCENKGNVDNIASIDKIGDFTLTGGVTIVTNKGAKININDLEISNFNPQGPFDVTGNSNYVTFTVTGLSGNVSVSSDQELYCAYFNRNGAATTGAFYSGFPSAPEINFETTVASLGSCIPNVTLEAANTDIFDSFEWQYFNEISGLWEKRSTNPSYKPLDSEPGRYKLIGIVNCTGATFESVEIPVSICPDDFDGDLIIDNLDVDIDNDGILNSTESLGNATLNLADKDNPQIIFQDATTNSTIISSVFTSSEATNTFTGQNTGDFISVVNAAPSSNEIYELNFTQKINFLFKQSTLGNHVINEGEFFSLKIGPSNKNITLLDPDDQLLIDTNFDGEFEPNITSISASEIRFKFKANLAGNQSTFQFVANQVDQIIFEHNLTGANSSSTFNGFLQLTTFAKDSDGDGIEDMFDVDSDNDGIPDFYESTATKITLLGTDANLDGLDDVFNGIITGIDSDNDGIPNYLDVDSDNDGIFDLVEAGHGNLDANNDGILDNANASTVGINGILNALETSADTKIVDLNYTIADTDSDNIFNFLELDSDDDACFDVIEAGFTGTNLGILSANPFAVSSIGKVINNTDGYTTPNANYITIAPIILNTPFENAVFCENITDVLSIDSTADGFQWEVSSDNGTNWTTIVDDAVYTGSTTKDLQITNPPITFNNYLFRVLLTRTGNSCDTTSNSISLRVNPEPVTNNIVDLLQCDDDLDRISTINLTEAEISISANYQNETFTYFATEADAIAGTPEVADKLRYPVNQIGEAWVRTISADGCYRISKINLRVDASADVAYNKEFDAVCDDFLQADGTNGPLNNDTDGITNFDFSVATSEILAFFPVNLQPDLEVSFYETTEDRTAVINKIADISNYRNINFPSTITRQTIYFKITNKNNNDCAGTGELYLKTNAVPEANPVADLELCDEAIDGDATNGIVQNFDLESQTLLILGTQNPADFTVTYHLNLIDTETGNNPLTSPFANTVRDSQTIYVRVTNNATGCYTNHTSFNVIVNPLPIANFVNDLEVCDDNSDGSARNGFSQTIDLESQTAGILGNQDPSLFQVTYHRTLADAQAGNNPLISPYSNITPNRETIFVRVFNSATQCANGISNFDVIINPEPVFDAPTNLAYCDNNDDGDDTNGIIQNIDLDSKIPQILGTTQNPADFTVTFHASQNDATTGIGAISSPYTNTNSTETIFVRIQNKRTGCVNDDASFEVIVNPLPSFTVTSPQIICLNDLPLNISVENPMDIYTYQWTNENGNPLGNDDNINITTGGKYFVTATASNGTLCSRTEMIEVNESNIATLQNNFVTIIDESNNIGSQNNLSISIDTVTNNLGPGDYQFAIRNTDTNERFPFAGFQDKPLFENLEGGIYQIIVNDKNGCSPDATLLVSVIQFPKFFTPNGDGENDTWVVKGANRTFYPNASINIFNRFGKLVAQIPIDSQGWDGTYNGNLLPSDDYWYNVTLIPSDTTKPTINKKGNFSLLRK